From Drosophila suzukii chromosome 2R, CBGP_Dsuzu_IsoJpt1.0, whole genome shotgun sequence, a single genomic window includes:
- the Khc-73 gene encoding kinesin-like protein KIF13A isoform X13, with protein sequence MSSDKIKVAVRVRPFNRREIELGTKCIVEMEKQQTILQNPPPLEKIERKQPKTFAFDHCFYSLNPEDNNFASQETVFDAVGRGILDNAFQGYNACIFAYGQTGSGKSYTMMGSQESKGIIPRLCDLLFSAIANKSTPELMYKVEVSYMEIYNEKVHDLLDPKPNKQSLKVREHNVMGPYVDGLSQLAVTSYQDIDNLMTEGNKSRTVAATNMNAESSRSHAVFSVVLTQILTDQATGVSGEKVSRMSLVDLAGSERAVKTGAVGDRLKEGSNINKSLTTLGLVISKLADQSNGKKSGNDKFVPYRDSVLTWLLKDNLGGNSRTVMVATISPSADNYEETLSTLRYADRAKRIVNHAVVNEDPNARIIRELRHEVETLRSMLKHATGSPVGDVQDKLAESENLMKQISQTWEEKLVKTERIQNERQQALEKMGISVQASGIKVEKNKYYLVNLNADPSLNELLVYYLKERTLIGGRSISGQQPDIQLSGLGIQPEHCVITIEDSGLYMEPVQGARCFVNGSAAVEKTPLQNGDRILWGNHHFFRVNSPKSNNTSMCASEPQTPAQLIDYNFARDEIMQNEMSNDPIQTAIARLERQHEEDKQVALEKQRQEYERQFQQLRNILSPSTPYAPYAPYDPLRMGKITPNTPTSQMRVEKWAQERDEMFRRSLGQLKTDIMRANSLVQEANFLAEEMEKKTKFSVTLQIPPANLSPNRRRGAFVSEPAILVKRTNSGSQIWTMEKLENKLIDMREMYQDHKERVLNGLPLIEPFSDDEYDDKDEDSSKPQDPFYESQENHNLIGVANIFLEVLFHDVKLDYHTPIISQQGEVAGRLQVEVERIAGQMPQDRMCESVSESSGDSRDEYDDPVDPTSNQITCRVTIKCASGLPLSLSNFVFCQYTFWGHQEMVVPVINAESTAHDQNMVFKFEHTQDFTVTINEEFLEHCIEGALSIEVWGHRSAGFSKTKGWEVEQQQAKARSLVDRWAELSRKIELWVEIHELNDNGEYSPVEVTNRNEVLTGGIYQLRQGQQRRVNVRVKPVQNSGTLPIICQSIVNVAIGSVTVRSRLQRPLDSYQEEDLTVLREKWSEALGRRRQYLDQQIQMLIKKEEKNEQERERELSLVHQWVSLTEERNAVLVPAPGSGIPGAPASWEPPSGMEPHVPVLFLNLNGDDLSAQNTNDELSVAGINSILSKEHGHKFYTLQILQHLDKDVCCVASWDSSMHDSQALNRVTEANERVYLILRTTVRLSHPAPMDLVLRKRLSINIKKGQTLTDRLKKFRLVRGENAIWQSGVTYEVVSNIPKASEELEDRESLAQLAASGDDCSASDGETYIEKYTRGVSAVESILTLDRLRQNVAVKELETAHGQPLSMRKTVSVPNFSQIMRFDASMESLLNVGRSESFADLNNSALGSKFTPGHSPAGAGGVIRNRHSFGGKGSSDDSPGKAFGIASPATSKLLGMRMTTLHEEPLGGHRSLDEEPEDSYSDSEYTAEYEQERQQNRSLATRSRLTASKTMDSFMDVSSHSNQSYLSYTSSANANMKHLTGLATLSMSSSTSSGYGSQAVSCNNLSNEDIASMRSMSIDETPDFDRVNSNSPPNRQARVNPFLKDMPKAKAQEKPEPQAKKLQETFTHPLEQVETRENAQSDEDEREQLPKNNNNNEDLVEEPQLQSNETELEEAEPQTESQTELATDNQNGNRSSDEVSHSSEELLEGDGIVREELPAGKVVRRKKSNIQTPSNGNSNNNNNNNSTSQAPRINHRASVAKMEGLAAYMDSSIMSSSTEVDDESKDVELILPDWIVVGESVLIRPYNTSGVIRFVGTTEFQPGAWIGVELDTPTGKNDGSVKGIQYFQCKPKHGMFVRSDKLMLDKRGKAMRAYKAAEKSNSISKEMSTSMTGSMTGSMTRSKSRGDSLNLSARK encoded by the exons ATGTCAAGTGATAAGATCAAAGTCGCCGTAAGGGTGCGACCCTTCAATCGCCGTG AAATCGAACTGGGTACAAAATGTATCGTGGAAATGGAAAAACAGCAGACGATACTGCAGAATCCGCCGCCGCTGGAAAAAATCGAAAG AAAACAACCAAAGACATTTGCATTCGACCACTGCTTCTACTCATTAAACCCCGAGGACAACAACTTTGCGTCCCAGGAGACAGTATTCGATGCCGTGGGACGTGGAATTCTGGATAATGCATTCCAGGGCTATAATGCGTGCATATTCGCTTACGGCCAGACGG GCTCTGGCAAGTCCTACACGATGATGGGCAGCCAGGAGAGCAAGGGCATCATTCCGCGTCTGTGCGACCTGCTCTTCTCGGCCATAGCCAACAAATCCACGCCCGAGCTGATGTACAAGGTGGAGGTGTCCTACATGGAGATTTACAACGAGAAGGTCCACGATCTGCTCGATCCCAAGCCGAACAAACAGTCGCTTAAGGTGCGCGAGCACAATGTCATGGGTCCGTATGTGGACGGCCTGTCGCAGCTGGCCGTGACATCCTACCAGGACATCGACAACCTCATGACCGAGGGCAACAAGTCGCGCACGGTGGCCGCCACGAACATGAACGCCGAGTCTTCGCGCTCCCATGCCGTCTTCTCGGTGGTCCTCACTCAGATACTCACGGATCAGGCGACGGGCGTCAGCGGCGAGAAGGTGTCCCGCATGTCCCTGGTGGATTTGGCTGGCTCCGAGCGAGCTGTGAAAACGGGAGCAGTTGGCGACCGTCTCAAGGAAGGCTCCAACATCAACAA ATCTCTGACCACACTGGGGCTGGTCATCTCCAAACTGGCCGACCAGTCCAACGGCAAGAAGAGCGGCAATGACAAATTCGTGCCCTACCGCGACTCCGTGCTCACGTGGCTGCTGAAGGATAATCTGGGCGGCAACTCCAGGACAGTGATGGTGGCCACAATTTCACCCTCGGCAGACAACTACGAGGAAACGCTGTCCACGCTGCGTTATGCGGATCGGGCCAAGCGTATTGTCAACCATGCTGTGGTCAACGAAGATCCCAATGCCCGCATCATTCGTGAGCTGCGACACGAAGTGGAGACGCTCCGAAGTATGCTGAAGCATGCCACTGGGTCACCGGTGGGCGATGTCCAGGACAAGCTGGCCGAGAGCGAGAACCTGATGAAGCAGATCTCGCAGACCTGGGAGGAGAAGCTCGTAAAGACAGAACGCATTCAGAACGAACGGCAGCAGGCGCTCGAAAAGATGGGCATTAGTGTGCAGGCTAGTGGCATCAAGGTGGAGAAAAACAAGTACTACTTGGTCAATTTGAATGCCGATCCGTCCCTCAATGAGTTGCTGGTCTACTACCTGAAG GAACGCACACTGATCGGCGGACGCAGCATCAGTGGGCAGCAGCCTGATATTCAACTTTCCGGCCTGGGCATCCAGCCCGAGCACTGTGTGATCACCATCGAGGACAGTGGACTATACATGGAGCCTGTGCAAGGAGCACGTTGCTTTGTCAACGGATCGGCAGCAGTGGAAAAGACGCCGCTGCAGAACGGCGACCGTATCCTGTGGGGCAACCACCACTTTTTCCGCGTTAACTCGCCGAAGAGTAACAACACTAGCATGTGTGCCTCGGAGCCCCAGACGCCGGCGCAACTGATTGATTACAATTTCGCACGCGATGAGATTATGCAGAACGAGATGAGCAACGACCCTATCCAGACGGCCATTGCTCGGCTGGAACGTCAGCACGAGGAAGATAAGCAGGTGGCGCTTGAGAAGCAACGGCAGGAGTACGAGCGCCAGTTTCAACAGCTGCGCAATATTCTGTCCCCCAGTACACCGTATGCGCCCTATGCACCGTACGATCCACTGCGCATGGGCAAGATTACCCCGAATACTCCCACTTCGCAGATGCGGGTGGAAAAGTGGGCGCAG GAACGCGATGAGATGTTCCGGCGCAGTCTGGGCCAGCTGAAAACGGATATTATGCGTGCGAATTCTCTGGTACAGGAGGCCAACTTCCTGGCAGAGGAGATGGAGAAGAAGACCAAGTTCTCCGTCACCCTGCAGATTCCGCCGGCCAATCTGAGTCCCAATAGGCGGCGTGGGGCCTTCGTCAGCGAACCGGCCATTCTGGTGAAGCGCACAAACTCCGGCAGCCAGATCTGGACGATGGAGAAGCTGGAAAACAAGCTGATCGATATGCGCGAAATGTACCAGGACCACAAGGAGCGCGTGCTTAACGGATTG CCCCTTATAGAGCCATTCTCAGATGACGAGTACGACGACAAG GACGAGGACAGCTCCAAGCCGCAGGATCCGTTCTACGAGTCGCAGGAGAACCACAATCTCATTGGCGTTGCCAATATATTCCTGGAGGTTCTCTTCCACGACGTCAAGCTGGACTACCACACGCCCATCATCAGCCAGCAAGGCGAGGTGGCGGGTCGTCTGCAGGTGGAGGTTGAGCGGATTGCTGGGCAGATGCCGCAAGATCGCATGTGTGAGTCGGTCTCAGAGTCCTCCGGCGATTCTCGGGATGAGTACGACGACCCCGTGGATCCCACATCCAATCAGATTACCTGCCGTGTGACCATCAAGTGTGCCAGTGGGCTACCATTGTCGCTTTCCAACTTCGTCTTTTGCCAGTACACCTTCTGGGGTCACCAAGAGATGGTTGTACCGGTCATAAATGCCGAGTCAACGGCCCACGATCAGAACATGGTCTTCAAGTTCGAGCACACGCAGGACTTCACGGTTACCATTAACGAAGAGTTTTTGGAGCATTGCATCGAGGGAGCCCTGTCCATCGAAGTGTGGGGCCATCGCAGTGCCGGCTTCTCTAAGACAAAGGGCTGGGAAGTGGAGCAGCAGCAGGCCAAGGCCCGTTCGCTGGTCGATCGCTGGGCGGAGCTGTCGCGCAAGATCGAGCTTTGGGTGGAGATCCACGAGCTTAACGACAACGGCGAGTACTCGCCCGTGGAGGTTACCAATCGGAACGAGGTCCTGACCGGCGGCATCTACCAGTTGCGTCAGGGTCAGCAGCGACGAGTAAATGTGCGGGTGAAGCCAGTACAGAACTCTGGCACTCTGCCCATCATCTGTCAGTCGATTGTGAACGTTGCCATTGGAAGTGTGACGGTGCGATCTCGGTTGCAGCGACCACTGGATTCATACCAGGAAGAGGATCTGACCGTGCTGCGCGAAAAGTGGAGCGAGGCCTTGGGACGAAGGCGTCAATACCTGGACCAGCAAATCCAGATGCTTATTAAAAAGGAGGAGAAGAACGAGCAGGAACGGGAGCGCGAACTGAGCCTGGTGCATCAGTGGGTTTCGCTGACGGAGGAGCGTAACGCGGTGCTGGTGCCGGCTCCCGGATCAGGAATTCCCGGAGCTCCCGCTTCGTGGGAACCACCGTCGGGAATGGAGCCCCATGTGCCCGTCCTCTTCCTCAACCTGAACGGCGACGATCTGTCGGCACAGAACACCAACGACGAGCTCTCCGTTGCCGGCATCAATTCCATTCTGTCCAAGGAACATGGACATAAGTTCTATACGCTGCAAATCCTGCAGCACCTGGACAAAGATGTGTGCTGTGTGGCTAGCTGGGACTCGTCGATGCACGACAGCCAGGCCCTGAACCGCGTCACTGAGGCCAACGAGCGCGTCTATCTCATTCTGCGCACCACGGTGCGCCTGTCGCATCCAGCTCCCATGGATCTCGTGCTCCGCAAGCGTCTGAGCATAAACATCAAGAAGGGCCAAACACTAACCGATCGGCTAAAGAAATTCCGACTTGTGAGGGGCGAGAATGCAATTTGGCAGAGCGGCGTCACCTATGAGGTGGTCTCCAACATTCCAAAGGCGTCCGAGGAGCTTGAGGATCGCGAATCGCTGGCACAGTTGGCTGCCAGTGGAGACGATTGCTCGGCGAGCGACGGCGAAACATACATAG AGAAATACACGCGTGGCGTTTCGGCGGTGGAGAGCATACTGACCCTGGATCGTCTGCGGCAAAACGTGGCGGTCAAGGAGCTGGAGACGGCCCACGGACAGCCGCTAAGCATGCGCAAGACCGTCAGTGTGCCGAACTTCTCGCAG ATTATGCGCTTCGATGCATCGATGGAGTCGCTGCTGAACGTGGGACGATCCGAGTCCTTTGCCGATCTCAATAACAGTGCGTTGGGCAGCAAATTTACGCCAG GTCACAGCCCAGCAGGAGCAGGCGGGGTCATCCGGAATCGCCACAGCTTTGGCGGCAAAGGTAGCAGCGATGACTCTCCCGGAAAAGCCTTTGGCATTG CTTCGCCAGCAACCAGTAAGCTGCTAGGCATGCGTATGACCACGTTGCACGAGGAGCCTTTGGGTGGTCACAGATCCCTGGACGAGGAGCCGGAGGACAGCTACAGCGACTCGGAGTACACCGCCGAGTATGAACAGGAGAGGCAGCAGAACCGAAGCTTGGCCACGCGTTCCCGACTCACGGCTTCCAAGACCATGGACTCTTTCATGGATGTCAGCAGCCATTCGAACCAGAGCTACTTGAGCTACACGTCCAGTGCCAATGCGAACATGAAGCACCTGACCGGCCTGGCCACGCTGAGCATGAGCTCCTCCACTAGCAGTGGCTACGGCTCTCAGGCGGTCTCGTGCAATAATCTGAGCAACGAGGATATTGCTTCAATGCGTTCCATGAGCATTGATGAGACGCCAG ACTTCGATCGAGTCAACTCGAATTCGCCCCCGAACCGACAGGCACGAGTCAATCCCTTCCTCAAGGACATGCCCAAAGCCAAAGCACAGGAGAAACCGGAACCGCAGGCCAAGAAGCTGCAGGAAACCTTCACGCATCCGTTGGAGCAGGTGGAGACCAGGGAAAACGCACAAAGCGACGAGGATGAGCGCGAACAGCTGCCAAAgaataacaacaacaatgagGACTTGGTCGAGGAGCCGCAGCTGCAATCCAATGAAACGGAGCTGGAGGAAGCTGAGCCGCAAACCGAGTCACAAACAGAGCTTGCCACAGACAATCAGAACGGCAACAGGTCCTCCGATGAGGTAAGCCACAGTTCCGAGGAGCTTCTGGAAGGCGATGGCATCGTCCGGGAGGAGTTGCCCGCTGGAAAGGTGGTGCGGCGCAAGAAGTCCAACATCCAGACTCCGAGCAATGGCAacagcaataacaacaacaacaataacagcaCAAGTCAGGCACCGCGCATCAATCATCGAGCTTCGGTGGCCAAAATGGAGGGTTTGGCCGCGTACATGGACTCCAGCATCATGTCCAGCAGCACAGAAGTTGATG ATGAGAGCAAGGATGTGGAACTAATCCTGCCCGATTGGATTGTGGTGGGCGAGTCGGTGCTGATCCGACCCTATAATACAAGCGGCGTCATCCGCTTTGTGGGCACCACGGAGTTCCAGCCCGGCGCCTGGATAGGCGTTGAACTGGACACGCCCACCGGCAAGAACGACGGCAGCGTGAAGGGCATTCAGTATTTCCAGTGCAAGCCCAAGCACGGCATGTTTGTGCGCTCCGACAAGCTGATGCTGGACAAGCGCGGCAAGGCGATGCGAGCTTACAAGGCCGCCGAGAAGAGCAACAGCATCAGCAAAG AGATGAGTACCTCGATGACGGGATCGATGACTGGCTCGATGACACGCTCCAAGAGCCGCGGCGATTCGCTAAACCTTTCGGCGCGCAAATGA